Proteins co-encoded in one Metabacillus sp. KUDC1714 genomic window:
- a CDS encoding VOC family protein — MIKGIGHLALTVENMDKSLEFYCDILGFERAFEIRDNENQPWIEYIKVAPGQFIELFYGGLSKQQEERNQNGFNHICLEVNDINEIANHLKMKGLTLDVEPTKGKDNNYQCWIKDPDGNRIEFMQLEPTSPHMNC, encoded by the coding sequence TTGATTAAAGGGATTGGACATTTAGCATTAACTGTAGAAAACATGGATAAATCACTTGAATTCTACTGTGACATTTTAGGTTTTGAAAGGGCATTCGAAATCCGTGACAATGAGAATCAGCCTTGGATTGAATATATTAAAGTGGCTCCTGGACAATTTATCGAATTATTTTATGGTGGATTATCTAAACAGCAAGAGGAAAGAAACCAAAATGGCTTTAATCATATTTGCTTAGAGGTGAACGATATTAACGAAATAGCCAATCACCTAAAGATGAAAGGGCTTACCTTAGATGTCGAACCAACGAAAGGGAAAGACAATAATTATCAATGTTGGATTAAAGACCCAGACGGAAACCGAATTGAATTTATGCAATTAGAACCAACTTCACCACATATGAATTGTTAA
- the thrS gene encoding threonine--tRNA ligase yields the protein MSQNEVIIKFPNGDEKKYVKGISLEEIAQSISSSLKKKSVAGLVNGSLYDLKRSINENANIELYDLNSLTGIEIMRHTTAHVLAQAIKRLYGDVVQLGIGPVIENGFYYDLDLENNLTVNDLDKIEKEMNKIISENLEIKREEISRDKAKAIFANDPLKLELLEDIPLGAVITVYRQGEFVDLCRGPHLPATRYIKAFKLTHVSGAYWRGDSSNKVLQRIYGVAFASKEALADYFHFIDEAQKRNHRKLGNELELFMFSEEAPGMPFYLANGQLIRNELEVFLRKLQYSYDYKEVRTPIMMNQRLWERSGHWDHYKENMYFSEVDDQSFALKPMNCPGHMLIFKDKLNSYRDLPIRMAEFGQVHRHEFSGALNGMLRVRTFCQDDAHIFVTPAQIEDEITSVLKLIDYVYSTFGFKYEIELSTRPDDYMGDEALWDKAEASLINVLNKLNYEFHINEGDGAFYGPKIDIHIKDALKRSHQCATVQLDFQMPEKFDLTYINEENKKVRPVVIHRAVFGSIDRFLGILIEHFAGAFPVWLAPVQVKVIPVSNEAHKEYVEKVTQQLKQAEIRVELDLRDEKLGLKMREAQMKKVPYILVVGDRERDFQTVNVRQYGKEDSSEVKLDEFINDLKQIIVSRSLN from the coding sequence ATGAGTCAAAATGAGGTTATTATTAAGTTTCCAAATGGAGATGAAAAAAAGTATGTTAAAGGTATATCCTTAGAGGAAATCGCACAGTCAATTAGTTCTAGTTTAAAAAAGAAATCTGTGGCTGGATTGGTAAATGGATCATTGTATGACTTAAAGCGTAGCATCAATGAGAATGCAAATATTGAGTTATATGATCTTAATTCGTTAACTGGTATTGAAATTATGAGACACACAACTGCACATGTATTAGCACAAGCCATCAAACGTCTTTATGGAGATGTTGTACAATTAGGAATTGGTCCAGTTATTGAAAATGGTTTTTATTATGATCTTGATTTAGAAAATAACCTAACTGTTAATGACCTAGATAAGATTGAGAAAGAGATGAATAAAATCATCTCTGAAAATCTGGAAATTAAACGTGAAGAAATATCACGTGACAAGGCTAAGGCGATTTTTGCAAATGATCCTTTAAAGTTAGAACTGTTAGAGGATATTCCACTAGGAGCCGTTATAACAGTCTATCGACAAGGTGAGTTTGTTGATTTATGCCGTGGTCCACATTTACCAGCAACTCGGTATATTAAAGCATTTAAATTAACACATGTATCTGGAGCATATTGGCGTGGAGACAGCAGTAATAAAGTGCTTCAGCGTATATATGGTGTGGCTTTTGCTTCAAAAGAAGCTTTAGCTGATTATTTTCATTTTATTGATGAAGCACAAAAACGAAATCACCGGAAATTAGGAAATGAATTAGAGTTATTTATGTTTTCTGAGGAAGCACCTGGTATGCCCTTTTATTTAGCAAATGGGCAGCTAATCCGAAATGAATTAGAAGTGTTTTTAAGGAAGCTGCAATATTCATATGATTATAAGGAAGTCCGTACACCGATTATGATGAACCAACGGCTATGGGAACGCTCTGGTCATTGGGATCATTATAAAGAAAATATGTACTTTTCTGAGGTGGATGATCAGAGTTTTGCATTAAAACCAATGAATTGCCCTGGGCATATGCTTATTTTTAAAGATAAACTTAATTCCTATCGTGATCTTCCAATTCGGATGGCAGAGTTCGGGCAGGTGCACCGTCATGAATTTAGTGGTGCCTTAAATGGCATGCTTAGAGTTCGCACATTTTGCCAGGACGATGCTCATATCTTTGTAACACCTGCTCAAATTGAGGATGAAATTACATCCGTATTAAAGTTAATTGATTATGTTTACAGTACATTTGGTTTTAAATATGAAATCGAACTCTCAACAAGACCAGATGATTATATGGGTGATGAAGCTTTATGGGATAAAGCGGAAGCTTCTTTAATAAATGTTTTAAACAAATTAAACTATGAATTTCATATTAACGAAGGTGACGGAGCCTTTTATGGCCCAAAAATTGATATCCATATTAAAGATGCGCTCAAACGAAGTCATCAATGTGCGACAGTTCAACTCGATTTTCAAATGCCAGAAAAATTTGATTTAACTTATATCAATGAAGAAAATAAAAAAGTGCGCCCAGTTGTTATTCATCGGGCTGTCTTTGGCTCTATCGATCGTTTTCTCGGTATTTTAATTGAACACTTTGCTGGAGCATTCCCCGTTTGGCTTGCACCAGTCCAAGTTAAGGTAATACCTGTATCAAATGAAGCGCATAAAGAGTATGTAGAAAAAGTTACACAACAATTAAAACAAGCAGAAATACGTGTTGAACTTGATTTACGTGATGAGAAGCTTGGGCTTAAAATGAGAGAGGCTCAAATGAAAAAGGTTCCATATATTCTAGTTGTAGGAGACCGGGAACGAGATTTCCAGACTGTTAATGTTAGGCAATATGGGAAAGAGGATTCGAGTGAAGTGAAACTAGATGAGTTTATCAATGATCTAAAACAGATAATTGTCAGTAGAAGTCTTAACTAG
- a CDS encoding carbohydrate ABC transporter permease, which produces MKQTKSDIFFHVFVIGFGLLMIYPIFWTLASSLKPESDIFKNAASLFPSEFKWDNYALGWAGFGDITFGTFFLNSSIVTVLVVIGTLISSTLVAFGFARLHFKFKRVLFVCLLATIMLPHQVTLIPQYIMFHKIGWVNTFYPLVVPAFIGGVPFFIFLMVQFIRGIPRELDEAAIIDGCSTFGIFWNIILPLTKPALATVAIFSFYWTWDDFMTPLIYLNDTKLFTVSLGLRLFSDPSAVTAWGPLFAMSIASLIPTFLIFLFFQKHLVEGVATTGIK; this is translated from the coding sequence ATGAAGCAAACAAAAAGTGACATTTTTTTTCACGTTTTTGTAATAGGATTTGGGTTACTGATGATTTATCCGATATTTTGGACATTAGCAAGTTCGCTTAAGCCTGAATCTGATATCTTTAAAAATGCTGCATCCTTGTTTCCCTCGGAATTTAAATGGGACAACTATGCACTAGGCTGGGCAGGATTTGGTGATATTACATTTGGAACCTTCTTTTTAAATTCAAGTATTGTCACAGTATTAGTTGTTATCGGGACCCTGATTTCATCAACATTAGTCGCTTTTGGATTTGCTCGACTCCACTTTAAATTTAAACGTGTATTATTTGTTTGCCTACTTGCAACTATCATGCTGCCACATCAAGTTACCCTAATTCCACAATATATCATGTTTCATAAAATAGGCTGGGTAAATACATTTTATCCGTTAGTTGTTCCTGCATTCATAGGAGGAGTGCCATTTTTTATCTTTTTAATGGTTCAATTTATAAGGGGGATTCCTCGAGAATTAGATGAAGCAGCTATTATTGATGGTTGTAGCACATTCGGGATTTTCTGGAATATTATTCTTCCTTTAACAAAGCCTGCACTAGCGACTGTTGCGATTTTCTCATTCTACTGGACATGGGATGATTTTATGACACCATTAATTTATTTAAATGATACTAAGCTATTCACAGTTTCACTTGGGTTAAGATTGTTTTCTGATCCGTCAGCTGTAACAGCATGGGGGCCTTTGTTTGCCATGTCGATTGCTTCATTGATACCAACATTTCTTATTTTTCTCTTCTTTCAAAAGCATCTTGTTGAAGGTGTTGCCACAACAGGGATTAAATAG
- a CDS encoding AraC family transcriptional regulator: MNICKYSIYRKNCDPELDWDMHDFHTHNEFEIYLFHSGNCHYLIKNKVYHLQPNDLILLNGLTLHRANPLPTEMYERSVVHFSSEVLEPIITTLKFRELLKPFSTFNNCLFRDIDQKLLNQIEQSIQAISELSQGEGIKADKCEDSTLNCRFYIAKMQTLVIQLLFQIYELSQTHQNKHIHVETEKELHVRRITAWIDKHYQEDISLDHISKSLNVSKYYMSHIFKEVTGGTIMKFLMSCRLNHSKRLLETEPNLSVLDVALESGFKHGSHFSRYFLEKVGFTPLEYRKKYCNIRDFSTLSFNDQTNYIKK; this comes from the coding sequence GTGAACATCTGTAAATATTCGATTTATCGGAAGAATTGTGATCCTGAATTGGATTGGGACATGCACGATTTCCATACACATAATGAGTTTGAAATTTATCTTTTTCATAGTGGTAATTGTCATTATTTAATTAAAAACAAGGTTTATCATTTACAACCAAACGATTTAATTTTATTAAACGGTTTAACCCTTCACAGAGCAAACCCTCTTCCGACAGAAATGTATGAAAGAAGTGTTGTTCATTTTTCATCAGAGGTATTGGAGCCAATTATCACGACCTTGAAATTTCGAGAGTTATTAAAGCCATTCTCAACGTTCAATAATTGCTTATTCCGTGATATTGACCAGAAATTATTGAATCAAATAGAGCAATCAATTCAAGCAATATCTGAACTTTCGCAAGGTGAAGGGATTAAAGCTGATAAATGTGAGGACTCCACACTTAATTGTCGTTTTTATATAGCCAAAATGCAGACCTTAGTGATTCAGCTTTTGTTTCAAATTTATGAGCTAAGTCAAACACATCAAAATAAGCACATACATGTGGAAACTGAAAAAGAATTGCATGTTAGAAGAATTACGGCATGGATTGATAAGCATTACCAAGAAGACATATCATTAGATCATATTTCTAAAAGTCTTAATGTTAGTAAGTATTATATGTCACATATATTTAAGGAAGTAACGGGTGGAACGATCATGAAATTTTTAATGAGCTGCCGTCTTAATCACTCGAAAAGATTACTAGAAACAGAGCCTAATTTATCTGTATTAGATGTAGCATTAGAATCCGGCTTTAAGCATGGCTCCCATTTTAGCAGATATTTTCTTGAAAAAGTAGGATTTACGCCGTTAGAGTATCGCAAAAAATATTGCAATATAAGGGATTTTTCTACTTTATCTTTTAATGACCAAACTAATTACATAAAAAAATAA
- a CDS encoding nucleotide excision repair endonuclease: MINIEIPKADISITERIQSRNDNEPVIKSIEGFIDLHEIPRDKGGIILFYNKKDELLFVGKARKLRQRVKKHLEDTVSPIKNHRNEVFKIDVCVVEDPMERDIYETYIINKLQAKYNVDKVYYK; the protein is encoded by the coding sequence ATGATAAATATCGAAATTCCTAAAGCAGACATCTCAATCACAGAGCGAATACAATCACGGAATGATAATGAGCCGGTCATAAAATCGATCGAGGGCTTCATTGATCTTCATGAGATTCCAAGAGATAAGGGCGGAATTATCTTATTTTATAACAAAAAAGATGAACTGCTTTTTGTAGGTAAGGCAAGAAAACTAAGGCAGAGGGTCAAAAAGCATCTAGAAGACACAGTGTCACCTATCAAAAATCATAGAAATGAAGTATTCAAAATTGATGTATGTGTGGTCGAAGATCCAATGGAGAGAGACATTTACGAAACATACATTATTAATAAACTTCAAGCGAAATACAATGTAGATAAAGTATATTATAAATAA
- a CDS encoding CBS domain-containing protein, translated as MIVNITEVMTINAESCTPESTCKEVAVKMKDLDVGVIPICDNQKLAGIITDRDLVLQGLANNLSSESTIAGLMSKDVVTGTKDMSIKEAANVMSQKKIRRLPIVEKGNLVGIVSLGDLAINNQSNQKAGNVLEEISMPAEPKR; from the coding sequence ATGATCGTGAATATAACTGAAGTTATGACTATTAATGCCGAAAGTTGCACTCCTGAAAGTACTTGTAAAGAAGTAGCTGTAAAAATGAAAGATCTTGATGTAGGAGTCATACCAATATGTGACAATCAAAAATTAGCAGGAATAATAACTGATCGTGATTTAGTTTTACAGGGATTGGCTAATAATCTATCAAGTGAATCTACCATTGCTGGATTGATGTCAAAAGATGTAGTGACTGGAACCAAAGATATGTCAATTAAGGAAGCAGCAAATGTTATGTCTCAGAAGAAAATTCGTCGATTACCTATTGTAGAAAAAGGTAATTTGGTTGGAATTGTCTCTCTTGGTGATTTAGCTATAAATAATCAATCTAACCAAAAAGCTGGAAATGTGCTTGAAGAAATTTCTATGCCAGCAGAACCTAAAAGATAA
- a CDS encoding MTH1187 family thiamine-binding protein, which yields MPLLEISIIPIGKDSTSFSSDVTKVVRKIKEKELKYELTPTSTVVEGDIDQLWEIAKEMHDEAISSTGSERIVTNISIDHRTDKQMDMDHQINTVQNSLK from the coding sequence ATGCCCTTATTAGAAATTAGCATTATTCCGATTGGAAAAGATTCTACTAGTTTTAGTTCAGATGTCACCAAAGTTGTTCGTAAAATAAAGGAAAAAGAATTAAAATATGAGTTGACCCCTACTTCAACAGTCGTGGAAGGAGATATTGATCAATTGTGGGAAATTGCCAAAGAAATGCATGATGAAGCAATTTCTTCTACAGGGTCGGAAAGGATTGTTACCAATATTAGTATTGATCATCGAACAGATAAACAAATGGATATGGATCATCAAATAAACACCGTCCAAAACTCGTTAAAATAG
- a CDS encoding cold-shock protein, with the protein MQQGTVKWFNAEKGFGFIEIEGGEDVFVHFSAIQGEGFKSLDEGQKVTFDTEQGQRGLQATNVNKA; encoded by the coding sequence ATGCAACAAGGTACAGTAAAATGGTTTAACGCAGAAAAAGGTTTCGGTTTCATCGAAATCGAAGGTGGAGAAGATGTATTCGTACATTTCTCAGCTATCCAAGGCGAAGGATTTAAATCTTTAGACGAAGGCCAAAAAGTGACTTTTGACACAGAACAAGGTCAACGTGGACTTCAAGCTACTAACGTAAACAAAGCGTAA
- a CDS encoding carbohydrate ABC transporter permease: MQSETSVLTDKKVTKRSKALHKGWKKELIAYAFISPWLLGFLGFIIGPMIASLYLSFTDYDMLSSPSWVGLQNYITMFTDDSRFWTSLKVTFTFVFISVPFKLAFALFVAMLFVKARRGVGLYRSVYYIPSIVGGSVAVAVMWKQLFGREGAINGILSYFGIEGQNWIASPDYALSTLIILVVWQFGSPMLIFLAGLKQIPTELYEAAAVDGASKFSQFFKITIPMLTPVIFFNLVMQMISGFMTFTQSFLITAGGPLDRTLFYAVYLYEKGFTHFQMGYASAMAWILLIIVAVFTALIFKSSSAWVYYESEGGK; encoded by the coding sequence ATGCAATCAGAAACAAGTGTGTTAACGGACAAAAAGGTCACAAAACGAAGTAAAGCACTTCATAAGGGCTGGAAAAAGGAATTAATCGCATATGCTTTTATTTCTCCTTGGTTATTGGGGTTTCTTGGATTTATTATTGGCCCAATGATTGCATCTTTATATCTATCTTTTACAGATTATGACATGTTATCAAGCCCATCATGGGTTGGGTTACAAAATTATATCACCATGTTTACAGATGATTCACGTTTCTGGACGTCTTTAAAGGTAACATTTACATTTGTATTTATATCTGTCCCTTTTAAACTAGCTTTTGCATTATTTGTTGCTATGCTTTTTGTAAAAGCTCGACGTGGTGTTGGTTTATATCGATCGGTGTACTACATACCATCTATTGTTGGTGGAAGCGTTGCGGTAGCTGTCATGTGGAAGCAGCTTTTTGGAAGAGAAGGTGCTATTAATGGAATCCTAAGCTATTTTGGGATTGAAGGACAAAACTGGATTGCAAGTCCCGATTATGCATTATCAACGCTCATCATTTTAGTTGTATGGCAGTTCGGTTCCCCAATGTTAATATTCTTAGCAGGCTTAAAACAAATACCAACTGAATTATACGAAGCAGCAGCAGTTGATGGTGCTTCAAAGTTTAGTCAGTTTTTTAAGATTACGATTCCTATGTTAACACCAGTTATCTTTTTTAATTTAGTCATGCAGATGATAAGTGGCTTTATGACGTTTACACAAAGTTTTCTCATTACAGCAGGTGGACCACTAGATCGTACATTATTTTATGCCGTTTATTTATACGAAAAGGGATTTACTCATTTTCAAATGGGATATGCATCCGCAATGGCATGGATTTTATTGATTATCGTAGCTGTTTTTACAGCACTAATTTTTAAATCTTCATCTGCATGGGTCTATTACGAATCAGAGGGAGGGAAATAA
- a CDS encoding aldo/keto reductase family protein, protein MKYRNLGRTGLKVSEISLGSWLTYGKSVEDNVAEKTIHKAYELGINFFDSANVYEQGEGERVLAGALKEYPRESYVITTKAFWPMGDGPNDRGLSRKHVMEQVHASLKRMNLDYVDIFYCHRYDPETPVEETLKTIDDLIRQGKILYAGVSEWSAAQIEEAVATADKFLLDRIVVNQPIYNMFNRYIENEVIPVSEKYGIGQVVFSPLAQGVLTGKYKNGQVPDNSRASNQSINNFIKGMLNEDVFNKVEQLEAVAKEIDVTLPELALAWILRQPNVSSALIGASKPSQVEQNVKAIEVILPSEIQNRIETILS, encoded by the coding sequence ATGAAATATAGAAATCTAGGTAGAACAGGATTAAAAGTAAGTGAGATTAGTTTAGGAAGCTGGTTAACCTATGGAAAATCAGTAGAAGATAATGTGGCAGAAAAGACAATACATAAGGCATATGAGCTAGGGATTAATTTCTTTGATTCTGCAAACGTTTACGAGCAAGGTGAAGGTGAGCGTGTACTCGCTGGAGCATTAAAGGAATACCCTCGAGAATCTTATGTTATTACGACAAAAGCTTTTTGGCCTATGGGCGACGGGCCGAATGATCGTGGTTTATCTCGTAAACATGTGATGGAGCAAGTGCACGCGAGTTTAAAAAGAATGAACCTAGATTATGTAGACATTTTTTATTGCCATCGTTATGACCCCGAAACACCTGTTGAAGAAACACTGAAAACAATTGATGATTTAATTCGTCAAGGGAAAATTTTGTATGCTGGCGTAAGTGAGTGGAGTGCAGCACAAATTGAAGAAGCAGTTGCAACTGCTGATAAATTCCTGTTAGATCGAATTGTGGTTAATCAGCCGATCTATAACATGTTTAACCGCTATATTGAAAATGAAGTGATTCCTGTAAGTGAAAAATATGGAATCGGACAGGTAGTATTTTCTCCATTAGCCCAGGGCGTTCTAACTGGAAAATACAAAAATGGTCAGGTCCCAGATAATAGTCGTGCATCAAATCAATCGATTAATAATTTTATAAAAGGGATGCTAAATGAGGATGTCTTTAATAAAGTTGAGCAATTAGAAGCAGTTGCAAAAGAGATCGATGTTACATTACCAGAACTAGCATTAGCTTGGATTTTAAGACAACCAAACGTATCAAGCGCTTTAATCGGAGCGAGTAAACCAAGTCAAGTAGAACAAAATGTCAAAGCAATTGAAGTCATTCTTCCTTCTGAGATACAAAATAGAATTGAAACGATTTTATCTTAA
- a CDS encoding ABC transporter substrate-binding protein — MKSFSKFISFMIILVLLLGLAAGCSSEKTAEGEDGEITLRVAWWGSQDRHDKTKKVIKLFEEKNPNIKITPEFTGWDGYWEKLATAAAGKNLADVIQMDYRYLMEYVDRGLIEDLNSFVDSGALNLDDVGEAYIEGGYVDDKLYAVNLGTNALAMAYDPAMFKKAGVEPFKPGYTWEEYAEAAKKLKDQFGDGVYGVEGAKNSLGNFQYYLRQHDIELYNEEGTALGYEDDKLLVEFLNYWDELLKDGVAAPPDVTAAVQGRLEEELIVHEKAPTLWFNSNQIVALQGAAGRELKLALLPSLPEGKEGLYLKPSQFFSVSKESKHKEAAAKFIDFITNDLEANEILAAERGVPIAAKVRDNLKPQVDDAAREMFDYVELAEQHSSPIYPPEPSGAGELDALFTRLAEQLNFGEFTTEEMAKTFRSEANKILAKNK; from the coding sequence ATGAAATCATTTTCTAAATTTATTTCATTTATGATAATTCTCGTTTTACTGTTAGGACTAGCAGCTGGATGTAGTTCTGAAAAAACAGCTGAAGGTGAAGATGGAGAAATCACTTTACGTGTTGCTTGGTGGGGTTCTCAGGATCGTCATGATAAAACAAAAAAAGTAATCAAGTTATTTGAGGAAAAAAATCCAAATATAAAAATAACTCCTGAATTTACAGGCTGGGATGGATACTGGGAGAAACTAGCAACAGCTGCAGCTGGAAAGAATTTAGCTGATGTGATTCAAATGGATTACCGATATTTAATGGAATATGTAGATCGTGGACTTATTGAGGATTTAAATTCTTTTGTGGACTCTGGTGCTCTAAATCTTGATGATGTTGGTGAGGCGTATATTGAAGGGGGATATGTAGACGACAAGCTTTACGCTGTTAATTTAGGAACGAATGCTTTAGCGATGGCATATGACCCTGCCATGTTTAAAAAAGCAGGTGTTGAACCTTTTAAACCTGGTTATACATGGGAAGAGTATGCTGAGGCAGCAAAGAAACTAAAGGACCAATTCGGTGACGGTGTGTATGGAGTCGAAGGAGCTAAAAACTCTTTAGGGAATTTTCAATATTATTTAAGGCAACATGATATTGAATTGTATAACGAGGAAGGAACAGCGCTTGGATATGAAGATGATAAGCTATTAGTTGAGTTCCTTAACTATTGGGATGAATTACTAAAGGATGGTGTAGCAGCACCGCCAGATGTAACAGCTGCCGTTCAAGGTAGATTGGAAGAAGAGCTAATTGTCCATGAAAAAGCACCTACATTATGGTTTAACAGTAACCAAATTGTTGCTCTGCAAGGTGCAGCAGGACGTGAATTAAAGCTAGCCCTTTTACCATCACTTCCTGAAGGGAAAGAAGGACTGTATTTAAAACCATCACAGTTCTTCTCAGTCTCAAAGGAATCAAAACATAAAGAGGCAGCTGCAAAGTTCATTGATTTTATTACAAACGATCTTGAAGCAAATGAGATTCTAGCGGCCGAGCGAGGAGTTCCAATAGCTGCGAAAGTACGTGACAACTTGAAACCTCAAGTAGATGATGCGGCAAGGGAAATGTTTGACTATGTTGAACTTGCAGAACAACATTCAAGTCCAATTTATCCCCCAGAGCCATCAGGAGCAGGTGAATTAGACGCATTATTTACAAGGCTTGCAGAACAATTGAATTTCGGAGAATTTACTACAGAAGAAATGGCAAAAACATTCCGATCTGAAGCAAACAAAATATTAGCGAAAAATAAGTAA
- a CDS encoding rhamnogalacturonan acetylesterase yields MGRLYKLLLTLMIILCVALFNVSAISAGENTSEVGFKFLFGGSEKEDYITIDQASVYSEKIGYGLENSSDIQINNGSISGSEILFRTDLPVNDYSISLVAPSTLDAAKTKVFINGVEIKKPWVKQEGENVLLFRYALIDEAMNFKITGEIASVSQLSINPLPKRTAGENPSVFLISDSTVRNYEIARAPMTGWGQVIDRLFKSEIKVENRAMGGRSTKVAYNEGRLNDLLVDIKPGDYVFIQFAHNDEAVNYPDRYVTVDEYKEYLTNYYIKGALQRGATPVGLTSMNRRTFNKEMGIFVDSFPTYTQAMKEVAAENNLQLLDLNAKSLEYYNYLGYDGTASIFMQLKPGEYPNYPSGLNDNTHFKEAGAKQMARMIIEEINDKIPDLSHYTLPYHKVMKEVFKDTETLWEREQIEKMVLLGVMPVGGKNFKPEQDVRFVDYLDMIEKLTGIQAAELGIESIVKKPELLTREMAVSLALDSYALKKNITPPEGSLDSYADKDEVSSNLANKVASAAELNLLIPTENNLLNPKAVMTKKDTAVLLYKIYILLNR; encoded by the coding sequence ATGGGAAGGCTATACAAATTATTATTAACATTAATGATTATCTTATGTGTTGCACTTTTTAATGTAAGCGCAATCTCTGCGGGTGAGAATACATCAGAAGTTGGCTTTAAATTTTTATTTGGGGGAAGCGAAAAAGAAGACTATATTACAATCGATCAAGCTTCAGTTTACTCTGAGAAAATTGGTTATGGATTAGAAAACTCATCTGATATTCAAATCAATAATGGTTCAATAAGCGGTTCTGAGATTCTGTTTCGTACAGATTTACCAGTAAACGATTATAGTATTTCTCTAGTTGCACCTAGCACTCTTGATGCTGCGAAAACGAAAGTCTTTATCAATGGAGTTGAAATTAAAAAACCATGGGTAAAACAGGAGGGTGAGAATGTCCTGCTATTCCGTTACGCTTTAATTGATGAAGCGATGAACTTTAAGATTACGGGTGAAATAGCTAGTGTCTCACAGCTTTCAATCAACCCTCTGCCGAAACGGACAGCTGGGGAAAATCCATCTGTTTTTTTGATTAGTGACTCAACAGTACGAAATTATGAAATTGCACGAGCTCCAATGACAGGTTGGGGACAAGTTATTGATCGTCTCTTTAAGTCAGAAATCAAAGTTGAAAACCGTGCAATGGGAGGGCGAAGTACAAAGGTCGCATATAATGAGGGGCGTTTGAACGATTTGCTTGTCGATATTAAGCCTGGAGATTACGTATTCATTCAATTTGCACATAATGATGAAGCTGTTAATTATCCCGACCGATATGTTACCGTTGATGAATATAAGGAATATCTTACTAATTATTATATAAAAGGTGCTCTCCAACGAGGAGCAACCCCAGTTGGCCTAACTTCGATGAATAGACGGACCTTTAATAAGGAAATGGGAATCTTTGTTGATAGCTTTCCTACATATACACAGGCTATGAAGGAAGTTGCAGCTGAAAATAACCTACAGTTGCTTGACCTGAACGCAAAAAGCCTGGAGTATTACAATTATCTTGGCTATGATGGTACAGCTTCAATCTTTATGCAACTTAAACCAGGAGAATACCCGAATTATCCTTCAGGATTGAATGATAACACCCATTTTAAAGAAGCTGGTGCTAAACAGATGGCAAGGATGATTATAGAAGAAATAAATGATAAGATTCCAGACTTATCACATTATACACTTCCTTACCATAAAGTCATGAAGGAAGTATTTAAAGATACAGAAACGCTTTGGGAAAGGGAACAAATTGAGAAAATGGTTCTTTTAGGAGTTATGCCTGTAGGGGGTAAAAACTTCAAACCGGAACAAGATGTTCGCTTTGTTGATTATCTTGACATGATTGAAAAATTAACTGGCATCCAAGCAGCAGAACTTGGAATCGAAAGCATTGTTAAAAAACCTGAGCTTTTAACACGTGAAATGGCTGTCAGCCTAGCCCTTGACTCTTATGCATTAAAGAAAAACATTACGCCACCTGAGGGAAGTCTGGATTCTTATGCAGACAAAGACGAAGTCTCATCTAATCTTGCTAATAAAGTGGCTTCTGCAGCTGAGCTAAACTTACTTATCCCTACTGAGAACAACCTTCTAAATCCAAAGGCTGTTATGACGAAGAAAGATACAGCAGTACTGCTGTACAAAATTTATATCCTCCTTAACAGATAA